The Bacteroidota bacterium genomic interval GAGCATGAGCCGCGAGATCGCGATCGTCTTGAGATCGTCGATGGCGGACGTGAACCGGTGCCGCGGCTTGATGCCGGTATCGCCCGGCTGGAACGCGAGCGGGATAAATGTGAGGAATCCGCCCGTCTCATCCTGTGCCTCGCGCAGCTTGATCATGTGGATGATCCGCTCTTCGAGCGTCTCGATGTGGCCGTAGAGCATCGTGCTGTTCGTCGGAATGCCGAGCCGGTGCGCCGTCTTGTGGACTTCGAACCATGTTTTCGCGCCGATCTTCTGGTTGAAAATCAGTTTTCGCACCCGCTCCGAGAACACTTCCGCGCCGCCCCCGGGCATCGTCCTCAGACCGGCATCCTTCAGTTGACGCAATACTTCCTCGATCGAAAGCTTGAATTTCTTGTGGAAGAAATCGATCTCAACGGCTGTAAAAGCCTTTACGTCGAGATTGGGAAATTTTTCATGAATCGACCTCACGATGTCGAGGTAGCGTTCCCACGGCCAGTCGGCGGGCATCCCGCCGGTGATGTGCACTTCGTGGATGTCGGGGGTCAGCTTCGAGAGGATTTCCTCGGTGGCCATTTCGTACGCTTCGGGGTCGCCCTTCTTGACCGCGAAGTCGCAGAACTTGCAGGAGAGGATGCAGATGTTCGTGTGCTCGATCTTCTGGTTCAGGACAAAATAGACGGCGTCGCCGCTCTTCTGCTGCTGGACGAAGTGGGCCATCTTTCCGAGCGAGATGAGGTCGTTCGTGCGGTACATCGTGAGGCCGTCTTCGAGGGAGAGCCGCTCGCCCCGGCGGACACGCTCCCAGATGGGGAGAAGCTGTTTGTCCTGGAATGCAATCGTCATAAGTTATTCAGTTCTTGTCCCAGCGTTGTGCCGCGGGGTAATGAGATCCTTCGCTTCGCTCAGGATGACAACTTACTTCCAAATCTTTCCCCACTTTTCGTCGACCCGCCTGACAATCTCGTCCTTCATCACGAGCGGTTCGGGGTATCCGGGTTTCCAGGTGGCATCGATTCCCATGACTCCTTTATGGATGGGACAGATGCCCTCGAGCCTGCTTTCGGTGAAAATGACGTCGCGTTCGCAGTCAAACCTGGTAAATATCCCCCAAATATAACTCTCTCTGTCGTGAATATCCACATCGGGGCTGACGGCCGCGATCATTTTGAGCGATGCGAGCTCAGGCATGCCGACGAGTTTTCGAAGGACCTGCATCCCCGCTGTGGGACCGGGTTCCGGAGTCCCAACTCCCGGCAGATTGGAGAGAGCCGATTCGACTTTCACTATCAAGAGCGTCTCATCGATGATATCGCAGTCGAGAATGCGGCGATCCAGGGCTGCGAGTTCCGCGCGCGTCGGCGTCACCCTCTTCTCCTCAGCCCCCGATCTTCGCGAAGACTTCTTCGTCGCGTCGAGTATCATCTTGCTCCCCAGATTCATTTTGTAGCTCGTAAAATCGAGCGTATCGAGCGGGACATTTGGGATCATGATGAAATCAAAATGCGGATCGAAATTTTCCCGCATCTCCCGCACCACCGCGTGCCAGTCGCGCACGTCGACGCCCGGCGAGACGGTGACAAGGCACTTCGTCAGCGAGAGCTGATCGGTGCCCATGAGTCCGAGCGCAGCTTTCATCGCTTCTTTGTGATACCGCTCGTCGATGGAGACAACAAGCAGGTTGTGAAAACCTGCTTCATAGTACGCCCAGAGGTCCTGCACTTCTTTATGGATCAGCTTGACCAGCCGTCCGAGAAGCTGCTGCGTCGCATCTCCCAAAAACTTGTCTTCCATCGGGGGCTTGCCGACGACGATCGCGGGATAAATCGGATTCCGCCGGCGCGTGATTGCCCGGAGATGGAAGACCGGGAATTCTGCCGCGCCGGAGTAGTGGCCGAAATGATCGCCGAAGGGACCCTCCATGCGCCGCTCTCCGGCGGGAACCACTCCCTCCAGTATAAACTCGGCGGAGGCAGGAACTGAAATCGAAACCGATTTGCCGGGTCTGAATTCAACGCGCCGGTTCTGCAAAAAACCGGCGAACATCGCCTCGTCCAATCCTTCCGGAAGCGGCGCCACCGTCGCGATGAGCAATGCGGGATCTGTCCCGAGGGCGACCGCGAGCTCGAGGTCTCTTCCCATCTTCCCGGCCCGGGCGTAATGGAACCCGCCCCCTTTATGAATTTGCCAGTGCATTCCGGTTGAAGCCTTGTCATAGACCTGAAGCCGGTAGATTCCCATATTCCGTTTGCCGTCGCGGGGGTCGGAGGTGATGACCTGACCGTACGTGATAAAGCGGCCGCCGTCGTTCGGCCAGCAGACTTGAACCGGCAGCCGGCCGAGATCGGGGGCTTCCACCATCTGTTGGGAGACTCCGGACGAGACGTTTTTTGGCCTCGCGTTGAAAAAACGCCGAAGGATCGGTTTGTTGCCGAGAAGCCCGTCGAGCGTCGGCGGAAACGCGCTTTCGAGAAATCCGATCAGCTCTTCGCCGATCTCGTCCGGATTCCTTCCGAGCGCGAGTTCGATGCGGCGGGCGCTTGCGAAGTGATTGACGATGAGAGGAAATTCCGAGCCCTTCGGGTGCTCGACCAACAGGGCCGGTTTGCCCTCCCGTAGGGCGCGTGTCGAAACTTCGGTCAGCTCGAGGGCGGGGTCGATCTCAACCTGGGTCCGGTGGAGTTCGCCGGCGGCGGTCAACGCCGCCAGGTAACCGCGAAAGTCAGGAGAGGGCATTCATGATTCCGGCGAGAGCCTCTGCCGCATCACTCCAGTTCCTTGGCGCGCCATCCCCGGGATTCCCGGATTCCGGCCGCGCCGAGGAGTTTGTCGGTGAACGCGCCGACATATTCCTCCACCGTCTTGGGGACAAAGTAGAGCGGGGGAGCGATCGGCATGATCACCGCCCCGTCGCGCGAGAGCCGCGTGCACTGTTCGAGAGCGATCGTCGAGAGGGGAGTCTCGCGGATGCAGAGAATCAGCTTGAAGCGTTCCTTCAGCGCCACCTGCGCGGTGCGTGTGATCAGCGTGTCGCCGATTCCCGAGGCGATCTTGCCGAGCGTGGAGGTCGAGCAGGGGATAATGACGAACACGTCGAACCGGTTCGAGCCGGACGCGAGGGGAGCGGCGAGGTCGTCGTTCGCGAACTGCCGTTTGACGTACGGCTGCAGCTCCTT includes:
- a CDS encoding UbiD family decarboxylase; the encoded protein is MPSPDFRGYLAALTAAGELHRTQVEIDPALELTEVSTRALREGKPALLVEHPKGSEFPLIVNHFASARRIELALGRNPDEIGEELIGFLESAFPPTLDGLLGNKPILRRFFNARPKNVSSGVSQQMVEAPDLGRLPVQVCWPNDGGRFITYGQVITSDPRDGKRNMGIYRLQVYDKASTGMHWQIHKGGGFHYARAGKMGRDLELAVALGTDPALLIATVAPLPEGLDEAMFAGFLQNRRVEFRPGKSVSISVPASAEFILEGVVPAGERRMEGPFGDHFGHYSGAAEFPVFHLRAITRRRNPIYPAIVVGKPPMEDKFLGDATQQLLGRLVKLIHKEVQDLWAYYEAGFHNLLVVSIDERYHKEAMKAALGLMGTDQLSLTKCLVTVSPGVDVRDWHAVVREMRENFDPHFDFIMIPNVPLDTLDFTSYKMNLGSKMILDATKKSSRRSGAEEKRVTPTRAELAALDRRILDCDIIDETLLIVKVESALSNLPGVGTPEPGPTAGMQVLRKLVGMPELASLKMIAAVSPDVDIHDRESYIWGIFTRFDCERDVIFTESRLEGICPIHKGVMGIDATWKPGYPEPLVMKDEIVRRVDEKWGKIWK
- a CDS encoding UbiX family flavin prenyltransferase, with the translated sequence MKIVVGITGSSGAVYALDFLKKCPPDKFLVVSKWGKALLKDELNISEKELQPYVKRQFANDDLAAPLASGSNRFDVFVIIPCSTSTLGKIASGIGDTLITRTAQVALKERFKLILCIRETPLSTIALEQCTRLSRDGAVIMPIAPPLYFVPKTVEEYVGAFTDKLLGAAGIRESRGWRAKELE